One stretch of Portunus trituberculatus isolate SZX2019 chromosome 23, ASM1759143v1, whole genome shotgun sequence DNA includes these proteins:
- the LOC123507841 gene encoding uncharacterized protein LOC123507841: MNSTHSIGRRNAIPIIYTSGTYYEVGFDVGRTFRGLIQDFLEGFKELHDTLLPAYETEAGRAAYDKTLACLNENFPHYVRELQGTADGAQVPFHHLMLLHTDQAVPQAANIGQECRGDKTNGCSSLCLNGRDQVLLGHTEDALQETLNYVYLVSAHIREDEPQGKLGTQSEGFTALCYAGHLPGFCMGYNHHGLVYSINVIFPQKVLAGKTPRHFLCRALLSAKTMETAQQILRDRGTGSADGFSVNMSFTRQEGDHLFHNAEVGPAQDTDESPMSILTLSPGEHLLHTNKFLRLTHIPEEVGLCMTSSDHRHARAAQLPSPDNREDLVTLLSDTEDAMYPFFREGSAEDYVKTVAFGVFDLLKRTWTIWMRNPKSSDPLLEIPLLFTWNT, from the exons ATGAATTCCACGCATAGTATTGGCCGACGCAACGCCATCCCGATCATCTACACCAGCGGGACCTACTATGAAGTCGGCTTCGATGTG GGGCGCACGTTCCGAGGCCTCATACAGGACTTCCTCGAGGGCTTCAAGGAGCTTCACGACACGCTGCTGCCGGCATACGAGACCGAGGCGGGGCGTGCGGCCTACGACAAAACCCTGGCCTGCCTCAACGAAAACTTCCCCCACTATGTCAGGGAGCTGCAGGGCACGGCGGACGGCGCGCAGGTCCCTTTCCACCAT CTGATGCTGCTGCACACTGACCAGGCGGTGCCCCAGGCCGCCAACATAGGGCAGGAGTGTCGCGGCGATAAGACCAACGGGTGCTCCTCTCTGTGTCTTAACGGAAGAGACCAG gTTCTTCTGGGCCACACGGAGGACGCCCTGCAGGAAACACTGAACTACGTGTACCTGGTCTCGGCTCACATACGGGAGGACGAGCCGCAGGGGAAGCTTGGCACCCAGAGCGAGGGCTTCACGGCGTTGTGCTACGCTGGGCACCTCCCTGGCTTCTGTATGGGCTACAACCACCACGGCCTCGTCTACTCCATCAACGTGATCTTCCCACAAAAGGTTCTGGCTGGAAAAACAC CCCGCCACTTCCTTTGCCGAGCGCTGCTATCGGCCAAAACGATGGAGACTGCGCAGCAGATCCTGAGGGACCGCGGCACCGGGTCGGCTGACGGGTTCAGTGTCAACATGAGCTTCACCAGGCAGGAGGGCGACCACCTGTTCCACAATGCTGAGGTGGGGCCCGCCCAGGACACTGACGAGAGTCCCATGTCCATCCTGACGCTCAGCCCCGGCGAACACCTTCTGCACACCAACAA GTTCCTACGCCTCACCCACATCCCAGAGGAGGTGGGCTTGTGCATGACCAGCAGTGACCACCGCCACGCCCGCGCCGCGCAGCTCCCCTCCCCCGACAACCGCGAGGATCTGGTAACACTGCTGTCTGACACTGAAGATGCCATGTATCCCTTCTTCAGAGAGGGATCCGCGGAGGACtacgtgaagactgtggcttttg GAGTGTTCGACTTACTGAAGAGGACGTGGACAATTTGGATGAGGAACCCCAAGTCCTCTGACCCTCTGCTAgaaattcctctcctcttcacctggAACACCTAA